One Kushneria konosiri genomic window, GCAGACGCTCGGGAATAAAGCGCATGCAGGCCTGACCCAGTGCCGAGGCGATAAAAAGCGTAATGACCACCACGCCGATCATGGCCAGATTGTCGATCTCGAGAATCTTTTGCACGAAGGAGGGCGCCGCGGCGGTGAAAAGGCCCAGCACGGCCGTGCCGGCAAAGCCTGCGATGCCCGCCGGGATAAAGACTCCGCGCACCTCATCGGGCACGCCGAGGCGCTGGATGTGAAGCTTCACTCGGCTGGGGCGTTCGACCGTCTCCGGCGCCCACCAGACACCGATCATGGCCAGTATGCACAGCACGATATGCAGGGCGTAGGGCAGATGCAGCGGCCAGGCCACGTACTGTGCCAGCAGGCCCGCGACCAGCGGCCCCAGACCCAGTCCCATGACGTTGGTGGCCGTCGCGGTCAGTGTGGCCCCCTTTTGCCATTCCGGCGGGGCCTGCTCGATGACGGCAACCGTGGCAGTGCCGGTGAAAATACCGGCCGACAGACCCGACAGCAGTCGGCCGATCAGCAGCGGCACCAGCTCCGGACTCGAGAGAAACACCAGGTTGCTCATGATCGCCAGCACCAGTCCGGCCATCAGCAATCGTCGTCGTCCCAGCTGATCCGACCAGCTGCCAAAGCCGATCAGGGCGGCAATCACCCCCACGGCGTAGGCGGCAAAGATGACCGTGATGATGATCTGGGAATAGTCCATCCGCTGTTGATAGATCGGATAGAGCGGCGTGGGCAGCGTGGTGCCCAGCATGGCCATCAAAAAGGCAAAGGTGACCAGTAAAAAGGAAATGCGCCCTGGCGTGCGCGGTGTCGATGGGTCGGAACTGGACATGAAGAGACTCCCTGTTGTGCAGAAAGCCTGGTACAGAACGCCGCGCGGGTCGCATGAGGGCATCATAAAAAACGGCGCCCGAAGGCGCCGTTATCTCAGCAGTTGCCCTTTTTGGCCTGGCCGGGCGGACAGAAGTTGCCGTTGCCATGGCCGTGTTGACCGTCACCGATGATCACGGCAGGTTCCGGGTCGATACGAGCGGGCTGATAGCTGCAGGCCGCCAGAGTGACGGCCATCAGGGTGGCCATGCAGAGCGTGCGAAAAACAGGTGTCATGTCGAAGGTATCCTTTGAATGATGTGGACATGATATCGGCTCGCGCTCGTTTTAAAAGGATGATTAATCCACGGGTGACTGGCTATTTCCGGTGGTGAAGGCCGCTGCCGGACAAGCGGGTCGTCCCATGAGACTCACGGCGACCATGGCCAGCGTCGCCAGCGGCATCGCCACCAGAACGCTGTTCCAGCCCATGGGTTTGCCCAGCATGATTTCCCAGACCAGGGTGACCACACCGCCCGTGATCATGGCGACAAGTGCGCCTGCCGGAGTGGCGCGCGACCAGAGCAGGGCCGCCAGAAAGACCGGTGTGATGGCCGCGCCGTACATGCCGTAGGAGTACATCTGCATGGCCAGCACGCTGGGAAAGAAGGCCCCCAGCACCCAGGCCAGAACGCCCAGTCCGACCACCGTCAGCCGATTGGCCAGCAGGGCCCGATGGGGCGCGATACGGAGTTTGAAAAGCCCACCGAGAATATCCTGGGTAAGGCTTGCCGAGGCCGACAGCAGGTAGGAATTCCCGGTGGTCAGCAACAGTGCCACGATCGAGGCCAGCAGCAGTCCGCCGACGACGGTCGGCAGGCCCTGCTGGGCCAGCGTCATCATGGCCGTGGACGGTGTGATGTCGGGATAGAGCACGCGGGTGGCGCAGACCAGCAGGGTGATCAGCGAGGTACAGGCGATCGAGGCAATCACCAGTCCCATGGCCGCCTTGCGCGCCGTGGCCGGGTCACGGGCTGCGGCAAAGCGCTGGAACAGGTTCTGGTCGCCCAGAATCAGCAGGAAAAGGGGCAGGAAATAGCTCAATGCCTGCCAGGGAGACAGCCCGCCCAGCAGCGTCTGCTGCATCTGCGGCAGCGAGGTA contains:
- a CDS encoding sodium:solute symporter family protein; the protein is MHALFVMGYIALMLVIGLHFSRRKVHNDSDFIVAGRSLSTLVLTATLLATFVGSGSIVGGASFVFQYGPGAAIFFFAGTPIAALVVYFLLASKMRRSEATTIPGLIEARFGPTARTLASLIILLAYVGIVSYQFTGAGQALNLAFGLPVWQGVLISAAIMIGLATMGGLVSVAYTDYMSAVIIFGSMLLAVPLVLMPLGGLERLYTSLPQMQQTLLGGLSPWQALSYFLPLFLLILGDQNLFQRFAAARDPATARKAAMGLVIASIACTSLITLLVCATRVLYPDITPSTAMMTLAQQGLPTVVGGLLLASIVALLLTTGNSYLLSASASLTQDILGGLFKLRIAPHRALLANRLTVVGLGVLAWVLGAFFPSVLAMQMYSYGMYGAAITPVFLAALLWSRATPAGALVAMITGGVVTLVWEIMLGKPMGWNSVLVAMPLATLAMVAVSLMGRPACPAAAFTTGNSQSPVD
- a CDS encoding MFS transporter; the encoded protein is MSSSDPSTPRTPGRISFLLVTFAFLMAMLGTTLPTPLYPIYQQRMDYSQIIITVIFAAYAVGVIAALIGFGSWSDQLGRRRLLMAGLVLAIMSNLVFLSSPELVPLLIGRLLSGLSAGIFTGTATVAVIEQAPPEWQKGATLTATATNVMGLGLGPLVAGLLAQYVAWPLHLPYALHIVLCILAMIGVWWAPETVERPSRVKLHIQRLGVPDEVRGVFIPAGIAGFAGTAVLGLFTAAAPSFVQKILEIDNLAMIGVVVITLFIASALGQACMRFIPERLRLISGCLILALGVLVVGSAIGLASLWLMLAGATVSGAGQGITLRAGLGEVVGASPKDQKSEVTSTYFVVIYVAISLPVVGLGVTAALTGLVAAGIAFSVIVAALALTAMGLLIRRQRRES